TTTGCAGAACGAGGataaagaatatttttgtttgccaaaacatgacagcacagagcaggaagaagaagaaaaggagaaggaggaagaatATACCAGTTTTCCCAGTGATGGAAGGTCTGAAGGGGATGAAGAAATGGATGAAGAGCAGCAAGTTCTGTGTGAAGGTAGCAGTGAGATGTGACTAAATCTCTTGATGTTACTTTTGTTAATCCTTATCACTCAGTGCAGTAAGACACCTGTTTATACGATTTGGAACtatataaaaataacagacGCCATTTAACCTTCCTGTAGGCATCTGTAGGCTATCATATCTCCTGTGGCTGTGGTTTCATCCAGCGGGTACTCTCCCTGATGTtgattatttgtgtgtttggctTCAACACAGCACGGTTCACCTGACTGCTGGGCTGACAAGTTCAAATATGGGCTTGGCTTTTCATCTCAGCTGTGACTGTTGTTTTTGATATGAAGAGCCAGCAGGCTGCAGTTTGAACTGCAAACGCGCTCGTTCTGTGTTTAATCCTTCTAGGGTTTGTTTCAGGGATCCTTAAAACGAGATGAGGGAGAAGGATGTGCATCATGAGGGATTTGCACATACACTCTAATGCCAATTTgttaagcaagaaaaaaaagtctcttcGCATTAATGTTCGATAATGTGTGAAGTGTTTGGTCAGCGCGTTTACGTCGGCTGCTGttacatggatatgttttgcaGTGGCTGTTAAGATAAATACGTGCTGCTCCAGCTAAAGACGTGGTATTTAATGGTCTACACAGGCTGTGCTTGGGGTATTAATGTCAATAACAGGGcttcctttctgttttcttttcttttctatgaACCTGTGTGCTACAATTAAGGTTATTATAATGTCTGTAACTCCAGACTTCAAGCGCACCCACTACTTCTGCTGCACACACAAAACCGAAGGCCACGAGGGTGTGCTCACGGGGAGGTTTGATTACATTATGGCTCTAAATACAGAGTCACCAAATCAGATATCTGTGTTTAAGGTGATTGTCTTTAGTCCTACATATCTCCAAAACCCACATAGTTTTCACAGCTGCTGAATAGGACCACTTGTCTGATGTCCCCTTTCCTTTGTCATCGTCTTGGAGCaaaataaatagaaagagaTGGCGTGTGCGTGTCTTAAGTTACCCAGACTTTGGATAACATATCAAGAAAACATCCTGCTCACCTCTCAGAATTAGGTTACGCTTCCTCTTTGATAATCCAGGTTACAGTCACCTTCTCTAACCTGTGCTGTTTGTCTTTAATGCCTGTTTCTCACCCGACTGGCTTATTAAAGTCAGTCAGTAATAGACAGACTTTCTGTAGTCAGATCAGCTTTTGTTAGTCAAACCATCCTCACTTTTTTCAGCTTAGCCGTTTGATCTGGGTGGAGTGTTACCATGGAACCAAGTCAGCATGGAGAGTTTGATAGATGGGAGGTAAACAGGCTGCACGCTCACTATCCGCAGCAGAGTCCTCTATTAGGCCAGATATCAAGTAAATAAATGTCTTGTGGgtgttgtgtctctgtgtctgtgcgtgAGTGCACGTACACAGGTTTCCTCATACCAAATTATTCCAGTAAGTTTGTGGTTCAGCAACGCAAACATGAGAAAAGACTGAGCGTGGATGTTtctctttgtgtatgtgtgtgagacacaCTTGTGTCTGACAGATAGTTAGCCTTTTGTGATCAACCTCTTTGAAGTgggactgtgttttctttttttccatttatttttagtattacTATCAAGGTAGCTTGAATATTGGCATGTCAGTGCACTagtgccatccatccatcctccactTATGCAAGTCAGCTCACAGCAGGCAAAGCAGGATATTCGACGTTCTTCTCCCTACACTTTCCAGTTCCTCCAGAGAGATCCCAAGACTCCTCTCAATAGAGATGAGATGCAGCAGGTGCATGATTCCACATGTGCATGCCTGGAAAACCTCCAAAATGAGGCATCCAGAAGGAAGCATAACATTCCTGAACCTTCTCAACCGGCTCGTTTTCACACAAAAAGGCCAGTTGAGGTTTCAGTCCATATCTgtaactcaacaacttcttttATGCTGAAACGTGACCCAAGCAATCCGGATCGTGAGAGAACAACACTTCCTGACTTTAGAGATCCCGTGTTTAATTAACTTATAATAAACTTGTAGTGCTAGCAGACAAATGTGGGTTTGGTAATAGTCCTAACATTATATGTACTGAACCTATCCGCTTATCATTGTCTctgtaaaaaatgacacaaaaggcACAAAcgacaaaaacagtaaaaataaataaataaaaaataaatagaaataagatGCAGGGTTTAGGTGAAGACCTGATTTGAAATTGCCCGTGAAACTTTTGGCAAAAAGTAAAGGGCAAACAAGCCAAGGTGCCCTtatttaatcaaataaaatgcCTTGGTAGTGCTTCAACGTTTCCTACCTTTGTTAGCTTACTTAGTTAAGGATTTAATCCATTATTAACTTCTATTTCCATCAAGCATCCTTTTCCTTGTTTCCAGCAGTCATATGAGGACTGCACCACACAAGGACATGAAAATCTGTTGTTTACATTGGCCGGCTCTCTTTTGCATTCTGCCAGAACGTCACACAGTTTAGCATGTTGATGAAATTACTTATTAACAATTTATTATTGgttacaaataacataatttatcTTGGTGAGCTTACCGACATATTGCAAATCTATCAGTGACAATTTATGGGATTACAACTAAAATAAGCCTGATCAAAAAGAGATGATCTTAAAATGGAGTTGGTACCTTTTTAGAAATGTGTGTAACTAGTGGAGCTTGATGGCTCCATACTACTATGATTTGCATTTGTATAGCttacaacatttacattttaaaggctCCCCTGGGCCTGAGCAGGGGTATGGGGGTGAACTGCAGTCCTTTCAGGCTGAAACTTGGTGTGAAAGCATTCTTCCCTGCCCCCGAGTTTCTGCTGTTAATGTGCATTTCCACAGGAATTTATAGCAATGTTCATTTATGAAAGTCTCACTTTTCATGCAgtagaaacttaaaaaaaaaaaaaaaaaaaatctgcactcACAAGTGAAGATACTTTCTAAAAAGGTtgctataattttttttttaaatcaatttgaATGAAACAAGTTGGTATCAAGGAACAGACAAgctggttttgttgttttatgcagGTTATCTGTCTATGAATCGTTTCCAAATTAAACTATGAAGTCATACAGATGTAAACTCCTCTGTTTGAGGACTGAGGGAGTTAATAATAAGCAGCATGGCTGAGGCGTGGCCCTTCACTTTGACCTCTGTGTCACTATTCAATAACTTATCTTTTCTGAGTCATTTGCTAGGAACAAAAACCCTGAGCTATGCAGAGGGTCATTGTTGGCGTATTTATGCTTTCATGACTTTAGTGCTGTCAAGTCCAGTCTGCGCTGTGTGCTGCACAGGGCTGTAAAACCGGGCATATGCATGTAGATAAATAAAGCTAATGCACTCCACACCCACAGCCCACACCCGTTATAACTATGAGCCGTATATGAGGCCTTTTCTTCCAACACATTATTGTACAAATGTCttaatgcatgctcaatcatccaggtaagtaaatcccaaaactGGACATGTTTATAAGTATTTACTTTTATACAGGTCATGTTTGTCAGGTATAAAAATAGAAACTAACTCCTTAAagcatccatcctcttcctattatattaaatgttatatttaattttctttggcGGTATCTGCATGTATgacaaaaatggaaaatcttTAAAGAGGCAATAAATTGCCCAAAAAGCTGCCCATAGTGCTTTTTTCTGGCTTGAATGATATGAAAGCATACATGAAATCAGCCTAGATTATGATTTAATAACATGATTTATATTATagtcaaaaaaaagaactgtTAAAGCTTCTGGAAATGTTCAGCACTCAGTTGCTTTCActgtttctgtgtctgcagTGTTGTGTGCTGACAGAGTGGGCCAGATGACGAAGACCTACAGCGACATTGACGCTGTCACTCGACTGCTGGAAGAGGTAAAATTCAATAAAGTAGAATAACCAGGAACCCAGGACACTGTCAGAGGGTCTGCAAGGCCATTCGGTCACATGGTGTTATGTCATAGTCAAAACGCGGGCGGATTTATCAGGGTTGCGACAAAGAAAGCAACGTCATAAAAGCTGTTTCCATCGGCTGATATTCAAATGTAACTTCATCCTCCTCAGCTGACTGCGCTGACCAACAGAATGTAAAGCAGGGAGGAAAACAGGGTGACGTCACTGTTAAAGTATGAACCTGAGCAACCGGACAGCATTGTGAAAGCATGGCTTAGAcaaacagcaccatcaccaaACACATGACTTCCATTACTGCGAACGCAATTAATGTCAGATCTGTATATTTCTGATCATgtcagttatttttatttcttgtagCACATGAAACTATTGCAGTATTTGCTTTGCTAGTAGCTTTTAATAGTACAATAAATAGTCCTGTTGATGTAGTGATAGAAACAGGAGTGGCTAGTTAACAATAAGCTTTTAATTATTGCCTCATGTTGACTGACGGGAGTTTTCCAGTGCGGCTGATGTACAAAGGTTTCCTTTTGAGGTTCATATTTAGTGATTTGTGGATATTGTGTTGCTTTTGCcactctcttttgttttgtccttttcttcACTGATGTATTTGAATTTACCCAACATTTAAAGCTGGTTTTAGTAATTCTGATACACGCTAAGAAGGGTTGTCTGGTGTAAAAACTGTGTTAAATCAAATATACAGATCCTTGAAACCCATTTTTCTAataaaggagcagctgaaacaAGCATCTATATATTAAACTAGGCTAATGGTTGAGGGGTTTAGTTTACGTAGACCTGAAACAGGGGGAAATTACTAACACGGGTCTTTGCAAATGTTTAGACTATTGAAATTCATTTTGCTAAACGCAGCTTTGTCTCTGCAGAAAGAGCGTGACTTGGAGTTAGCGGCTCGCATCGGACAGTCActgctgaagaaaaacaaagccctCAGTGAGAGGAATGAACTGCTGGAGGAGCAAGTGGAGCACATACGAGAGGAGGTAAACAACGAATGTGTGCTCATCAGTGCTTCAGTATTTGGTGGTGGGAACTGTGTAATAATGTATGTCTGTGATGAGCTGAACGTCCTGCATGCCCCCCCCATCTTCTTCTGACGTCAGTCGTCTCCTTATAGGTGTCTCAGCTGCGCCATGACCTGTCCATGAAAGATGAGCTGTTACAGTTCTACACCAATGCAGCCGAAGAAAGCGACGGCGAGTCGATTACCTCTACACCGTAAGTCTCCTTTTATTACCTCCTTTCCTTGCTGCTCAGTATATTTCCTCATtgttccaaaaaaacaaaaacaaaaaattaattcTAATAATATCACATTTTAACTTAAGGTTCTTTGGGTTTTAACaggtttttttaatgaaaatatataaagtCTGTTGAATGACTTAAACTAACAAGCACAACTCTTTCCTGTGTGTTCACAGCGTCCGTCCCAGTGAACCAAGTGTGTCATCACCAAACTTTTTCCCCCTGGAGTCGTTGCAGAAGAAACTCAAGGATTTGGAGGAAGAGAATAAATCATTGCGATCtgaggtttggttttttttgcacgaTAGTCTAACGCGCATGCACTAGAAAactacttttcttcttcttttgactACTCagtatgtcctccttcactatatCCATGAATTTCCACTGtcatcttcctcttttcctcctgcctgacgGCTCCGtcttcagcatcctttgtccagtatatccactgtCCCTCCTCTGCTCATGTCCAGCCTTGCCTctttaactttgtctccaaaataTTCAACTTGAGCTGAGCTGTCAGTCTGAAGTACTCAGTGAATGACTCAGACCCACACGGCGTTCGGTAACTGTTtagtcacttttatttatatgtcaCACACCCAATGTGTTTAGATCGGCACTGCTAGTTCAGCCATGGCCAGTTTTCCAGCTGGCTCCACGCTCACACTGCCGGTCCCCGACATCACTAAAAGGGAAAAGAGAGTTCATCAGCCTAATTCCCTTCACCTGGACCTCAGCCTCCCTGACACTGCCCCTCGAGCCCGCTGAGCCAAAAACCACACCCCTGCCACATACTCATTTCTGACTTGGTCCATTCTGGTCACTTCCATTGAAAATCTTCTAACTGGCCCccagtctttttgtcagtgtctccaaaccatacatcatagcaggtctcactaccatcttatAGATTCCCTATAAAAAACATTCATATAAGAAAGTCTTATATGAATTATAAGCTTGATCTTATCTTTGCTGTGATGTgaagttattttcattttccctCCAGGCGAGTCATTTGGAAACAGAAACGATCTCCTATGAGGAAAAAGAGCAGCAACTTGTCAATGACTGTGTCAAAGAAATACGTGAgtggctttttttgtttatttgttcccccccccacacacacacacacacaatcacagtcACTCTTTAGAAGCAGTGTGGCCATAAGCTGTATTTTGCTGAACACCTGTTCTCATTCCCAGGCGATGCCAACCTGCAGATTTCCTCTCTGGCTGAAGAGCTGGCTAGGAAGACTGAGGACGCCTCCAGACAGCAGGAGGAGATCACACACCTCCTCTCCCAGATAGTCGACCTCCAGAAGAAGGCCAAGCTTGTACGAAAGTCCCGATCTCTGTCTCAGATTACATTAAACGCTAAAAATACTTTGAATGCAGTCGGTTTCACACCTGTTGTCCTGTTTTGTCTGCCGTGTTGTCAGTATGCTTTGGAAAATGAGGAGCTGACTCAGCACTTGGGTGCAGCCAAAGACGCCCAGCGACAACTCACTGCTGAGGTAGGGCAGTCCAGGGCCtggtcaccatggcaacagcacTGTGTTTTCTGCATTGCCAGCTTCTGCCAGATGAGGCAAATTTGTAGTGTGACAGTTATATATATTCCTGCCAtcagatttgtattttttgttagattttatgattttaaaaatgattacttTATTATTAGGATGCTAATTATAAAGTAATCATCTTCCACATGCTTCCATCAACACATGTTATTGGTCCAGTAGAGATGCTGCTGATGGCTTCTCCTGTCTTCACATATTATTATATCACCAAATTTAGCACCCACAGTATAttgtcctttttaaaaacatattttatatcATAATAAAACAGCATGCAAAGCTCAGTCTCTCCGAGAAGCAAATTGTATGAAAATCAGTCCTGTCACTGTTTAAATGTAACTGAGAGATAAACAGGAGACAAATGACCTGCAGGCTGGAGGTGAAACACTCTGCTTCAGTGcgtttcattttcttctctgtAAAGCTCTTCCTCCTTTCTTCACTTTTAGTTGCAGGAGTTGCAAGACAAGTATGCAGAGTGTATGGAGATGCTGCATGAAGCTCAGGAGGAACTGAAGAACCTGAGAAATAAAACTCTCCCGCTCAGCACGGCGAGGCGTTTCCATTCCCTGGGCCTGTTCCCGATGGTGAGTGATGGAGTTAAATTTTTAAGGGTTTTTACAATGCAAAAGAAATGTACGTAGTTAGAAGAGAGACTGTCTGTCTGCATCACAACATCTTCAGTTCCCAAGTAGCAATTTGTTTCTTCTCCAGGACTCACTGGCAGCAGAAATAGAGGGCACCATGAGGAAGGAACTCCAAATGGATGATCCAGACGTAGAAGAGCAGAGGTacatatccttttttttttttttttcctccacagtaTGATCTGATTCAGATGTTAATCATTTGTAATAATCTAAAAGTCATCCATCAActccatgtttgtgtgtctgcagactGCATCCGAAGCGAGTTTTCCAAACGGTGAAAAACCTCAATCTGATGCGTCAGCAGCGTTCTTCTCTAGCCCCCTCTCCTCTCAACATCCCAGGCTCCAATCAGACTTCATGCTTCACCTCAGGGCGTTCCAGCAGGGTGGGCACGCCACGCTCCAACTCCATTTATGGtagtgaaacaggaagtgggaTCATCCTAGACAACAGGACTAGGAGTATCCTGGAGACGCCTGATGACGGGTATGGACATCGCTCCCGCTACGGACCGTAGATTTGAATGATGAAGCATAATGACCTgatgaaatgtatttaatttagaAGCATCCCAGTTAGGTAATTAACAGAGTGCTCATTTGCAGCTGTTTTGAAATTTGATTAAGGTTCTCATTTCAAAGTTTGGCAAACACCTTGTAGTTCCAGTTTCACAAATAATTTCCCGTGTTTATTTGTCATATATGACAGTAAGTTGAAAAACTTAGTTTCTTCTCTGATTCAAACGTTTGGATTATTTTTCCAAATGACTTGTGAGGATTTTTTATACACTTAAGAGTGAAATAACACAATTATTTAAggtttcttcttatttttccccttttgatAGTGAATTAAATTAAACGATCATTTTATTATCTCAAAATAGAGATTAACTTTGCAAAAAACTGTACCGCTGTCTGTCTCCCTCTTCAGGTCAGAGGACTCCAACAAGCGCCCCCCTGGTACCCCTGGGACTCCGGGCAGCAGGGACTTGGAGGCAGCATTGCGTCGCCTGTCGCTCCGCCGGGACAACTACCTCTCAGAAAAACGATTCTTcgaggaggagagggagcgaAAGCTGGCTTACCTGgccaaagaggaggaaaaaggagGACCAGGAACCCCAACGGAAAGTTTGTTCTCGCTTTCCTCACATACCTCAGTTGGAAGCATCTGGTCGGGGTACTCATTCACACCCAGGTCCTACCTGCCGGAGAAGCTGCAGATTGTAAAGCCGCTAGAAGGTGATTATTCCTCTCAGAGTCACAAGTCCTCGAATCTTCCACATGATGAAAAACTAAATCAGAATTTCAGCAGTGAAAAAGCCTTTCGCAATGAAAATGAGATTTTGaaggaaaaacacaatgaaaatcaGAACCAGGTGCAAAATTCCAGCCTCACTCCTCCCAGAGCATGCAGCCAGGGCTGTGAAACCCAAAGTCAAGCAACTCAGAGTGAGAATCAATACCTGATTTTTCACAAATGCAATCAGTCCAAGATCTTTCTGAGCGCCTCACCAGATCCTAACAAGCTGCGAAGGAGCTCCAGTTTGATGGAGCTGAGCAGTTTCTCAAGCTCACAGCCTCCGCTGGCTGTAGCCACAGGTCTGCTGGAGAGGTTGATGCAACAGGATGGTAGTTTAAATCTgcagcactccttttattttaGACATACGCAGTTGCGCTGCAGCTTTGAAATATAGGTTAGCCTGCTGTGTGTGGAGCAGTGCACTGGTTCGAAGGCTGCAGTTTAAGAATGAGAATAGTTCAATGAACGTTGTGCACACAGTAACTTATACAAAGTcgatttaatgatttcttttcctAATATTTTATTCAAGTGTTGTACTTGGATATTGGAGCGTGTCTCAAACTATAAAGTTGTGCACAGCCATAATGTGTTAAAAAGCCTACCTAGCACATAACAACACATGCTCACTGACACATTTGCAGTGAGTGATTTCCTGTATGGTATTTGAAATGCACTTTCTGTATTTTTGAACACATGCTGAACATGTTTCTGATGCCTTGTTCTAATAGAGgagctttatttattatttattgaattCTTAGTGTTGGATTGTAGATACAGAGCAGTTATCACTATATTTATAATCTCAGAAACCTGTTTTTGTTAACATGTACTTGTTGTGACCTCTTCAATCATCCATCCACTCTCAGTATTGTCCAGTGGAACTGAAAGCTTCCTTACATCTTGTACGATGGCACCACCTAGTGTCCAAACTTGAAGTTGCAACCATTTGCGTCATAGGACAAAAATGTGTTCTCCAAGCACGTGAActtatgaaaatgtaaaaaacaaaaagagatggaaatgtttcatttcaAGTCTAACAGCGGTGCAGAAATAAGAAGTAATGTAGAAACAATCTCAGGTGATTATTTCTTAAATGTTCATCTGTCTTCATAAATTTCTGAGCCTTTCATCAGTGTCATGATGCTGTATGTACTGTCCACCTCTTCCACTCGTCATTTGTTGGCCTTTCAGTTCACTTTGGTCTTTGCACTTTACTCTTGTTCTATTCTCCTTGTTTGCTTTCTTTGATGATTTCTTGaataaagtcttcatcattttccactttccttttctctcatttcttctgCGTTTGTTCTTTTGCACTGGCATCTCTCAAAATGCATCTCTAGTAGAAAACCATTTTTCTAGACTTGAAATTCAAGCAGTCCGGTGTGCGAAGACATTTTGGCCTATAGACATTCCTCCTTTGTCGTGACATCCACCCTCAGTGCTGTGTGCGAGAGTCTCTGTGTGCTGCATAAAGAAACGCTGTGACAGTGTTATAATCTAAGAATGTGCATTTGTTGCATATGTATGCGTTCTCGTCTCTGCTTTGGAGCTTAGCCtagtttatatatgtgtatatataacgTACTGACAATAATTTTCTAGTTTTCAAGCACATTTCAACACATAAACAACACCTACTGAACATAAGTGACGTCTTCGTGTTCACCTGCAATAATCAGGTGCTTTTAGAGTTTAAACAGATGTAGTTTGTTTAACCTGTGATCATTGAAAACTTGATAAGAACATATCTGTAATCGATAATCACAGATTTTGTGGTACTTTTTCTGTATGCGTGTTTAAAGGAGGTCACGAACTTGTTAAAAATAGCTGAAGCTGCTGTTGATTTTCGTGTAACTTGAAGATGTGTTTTTTCCTAGGCTCTGCTACGCTCCACGCATGGCAGCAGCTGGCTCAGCCTCACATGGGTGCTCTGCTGGATCATCGGCCCGGTGTGGTCACGAAGGGCTTCCGCACTTTGGCGCACGAACAGGAACAGGAACAGGAGGACAGCTGGCAGCTGGACCAACCAGAGGAGGATGAAGTATCATGTGACTCATTTAGAGCCGTGCTAGGGGAGAGCCCTGCTCCCACGGATCTGCCTCGCTCTACCTCTACTCCCGCAGTCTGCCGCAACAAAAATGGCAACATTGAAGAAATCAGCCAGTCAGACGCACTGAATGGAACGATCTGCGCGGCGGCAGAAGCAGTTCAGGGAAATGATGGACATGTTGCAAGCATGCCCTTTCCTCTCTCCAACACGTCCCCTTCCTCTCCGCTGCCTTTTTCTCCCGAGATCAACGGGCATGTGGACCCCAAAGAGCGCCAAACCTTACAGCCAAACACTGTGGACCGCATGCCTGGTGAGGGAGCCTCTTAGCTGGGGTTACAGCACTGCATCAAACCATAACACCTTCATGTTTGCCCTGGAGCATGGGGATAAAGGGGACGAGGGTGAACAGGAGGGGTGGCGGGTTTAGGGGCAGGAGAAAGGATTCATTGGACACGTGACAGCCCATCCTGCATGATCACGCTCATGTGTACACACCTGCACACGCACCCACCCCAGGAGCTGTCCCCGTGTATGCAGCCAGCGAACGGCAACGAGACAgagtacatgtttttatttttgttctttcatttcCGTCATTTTCCATCTGCAGCCTTTCTTCTCAGTTCACACTTTCTTTTGCTgccactttttttcctttatttcagCCAATTACGCTTACACTCAAAGTTTTTCATCTTTTGCAAAGTCTTTAGTATCTTTAGGTATATTCTATAAAACATTTTAGACACTATTTAGGAGCAGGAGGGTTTAATATTTCATGCTAAGCTATACTGTTTTGTAGCACACAAGCACGCAGATACAGAAAGAAATTTGGCAGGTCAAGTGCTGTTGGGGCAGCTGTTCGAGTCACATGAACTCGTAGCGCTTGCGGCTAGCTAATATTGGAGCCTACTGAGCAGCTTTGGTGTGGAGGACTGCCGTGCCATTGATATTCTCTTGTCCCAGAGTACAAATCTTGTGGGAGTGGGTGGCTTTAACTTTACGGCTACGAGCcaaaaatgagagagagagaatttaaAACCcaaagctttatttttattaagtcAACATGGTACCATTTAAAATGGAGAAGAGGCGCAGACTAGAATAAACCTTTGTAAGTGTTCCCAGTACAGGGAAACACCgagaataataaaacaaattaacgCAAGAAATTCAAGTGAACTTAACCCTAGAAAGGGTGTAAACATTGTAGTGCTATAACTGTAATTAATATGAATGTAAAAGCAGAGCACAACTTGAGAGGCATGGATCTCTTTATTAACA
The DNA window shown above is from Astatotilapia calliptera chromosome 11, fAstCal1.2, whole genome shotgun sequence and carries:
- the trak1a gene encoding trafficking kinesin-binding protein 1 isoform X4; protein product: MTKTYSDIDAVTRLLEEKERDLELAARIGQSLLKKNKALSERNELLEEQVEHIREEVSQLRHDLSMKDELLQFYTNAAEESDGESITSTPVRPSEPSVSSPNFFPLESLQKKLKDLEEENKSLRSEASHLETETISYEEKEQQLVNDCVKEIRDANLQISSLAEELARKTEDASRQQEEITHLLSQIVDLQKKAKLYALENEELTQHLGAAKDAQRQLTAELQELQDKYAECMEMLHEAQEELKNLRNKTLPLSTARRFHSLGLFPMDSLAAEIEGTMRKELQMDDPDVEEQRLHPKRVFQTVKNLNLMRQQRSSLAPSPLNIPGSNQTSCFTSGRSSRVGTPRSNSIYGSETGSGIILDNRTRSILETPDDGSEDSNKRPPGTPGTPGSRDLEAALRRLSLRRDNYLSEKRFFEEERERKLAYLAKEEEKGGPGTPTESLFSLSSHTSVGSIWSGYSFTPRSYLPEKLQIVKPLEGSATLHAWQQLAQPHMGALLDHRPGVVTKGFRTLAHEQEQEQEDSWQLDQPEEDEVSCDSFRAVLGESPAPTDLPRSTSTPAVCRNKNGNIEEISQSDALNGTICAAAEAVQGNDGHVASMPFPLSNTSPSSPLPFSPEINGHVDPKERQTLQPNTVDRMPVLFPGKCMSHTSSTYTFTTCRILHPSDQLTTASPSPAMAACQSSTCPGTPSLTASPVPFSAPPTPSYTPCCTPRRLSLSLSLAESSTNLRDSTKTTSTSLGLVRLLLENGISASVYNPRSWDRGLDASAVLGGVQAQRCTERPEQGGVKHLGKRPDTLLLLQPSSPPSSPHSKSASSIATGPMFQFSPSDDDPPFYDTFLASKPARTILREVLGEAEREKEGQVDDDNQTEMINLRLVDKLKSFRTLSPHSASASSGSTLLGPFGSAGLGNSALGGGLPGLRRNRSYPAMVGASMVMKDPGGPPSTEILIPHTMQTSHTQQLTAHTQETGKVQTKKKTLVTKGVHVPQTLNALEMVTSQTIIQRHTRPKGEVGDSTTHDQHNDEETGT